A single genomic interval of Lacrimispora sphenoides JCM 1415 harbors:
- a CDS encoding PTS sugar transporter subunit IIB gives MRNIVLFCAAGMSTSLLVHKMKEAAEKENYECKINAYALASTKDKGKDADIILLGPQVRFSKAKVEKDCPGKIIECIDMQVYGTMNGAKVIAQVKKALGD, from the coding sequence ATGAGAAACATTGTTTTGTTTTGTGCGGCAGGAATGTCCACCAGCCTCTTGGTTCATAAGATGAAAGAGGCAGCTGAAAAAGAAAATTACGAGTGTAAGATCAATGCCTATGCACTTGCAAGCACCAAGGACAAGGGGAAGGATGCAGATATCATCCTGCTGGGGCCTCAGGTTCGTTTCAGTAAGGCAAAAGTAGAAAAGGACTGTCCAGGTAAGATCATTGAATGCATTGATATGCAGGTATATGGCACTATGAACGGTGCAAAGGTCATAGCTCAGGTCAAAAAAGCATTGGGCGATTGA